AGCAAACGGAACTGAGCCGTGTGGATCTCGCTCAGCCGATGTTGCTTGCGCCGCAGCTTGGCGATCAGCTGCTGACGCACCAGCTCGCTCTCCTCGCCCTCCGTGGTGTCCAGCTCTTGGATCAGCTGGCTGAAGGTGATGGCCGGGTTCACCACCACCGGCTTCATGTCCGTGAAGTTCTCCAGCGCTTCGTAGATCCGAACCGCATCAAAGATGCGGAAATGGGTCTTATCGATCGCATCACACAGACGGGTGGCGCGGCCGATCATCTGGTCGTAGAGAATACGGCTGTTCATGCGACGCAGGAAAACGATGTTGCAGATCGCGGGCACATCCACACCGGTGCTGAGCAGATCCACCGTGACGGCAACATTGGGAAAGACTTCGTTCTTGTAGCGGCGGATCTGCTCCTTGGGCTTATCACTGGCACCGGTGATCTTGGCAACTGCATCATTGGCCACGCTGCCGTAACGCTCCTGGAAGGCCTCTTTGAGCAGCATCACCACCAGATCGGCATGGGCGTCGCTGGCGCAGAAGATCAGAGTTTTGTAGGGGGAAAAAGGATCCAGCTCATCGGCGAGCGCCTCGCAAACCACGCGGTTGAAGGACTCCGTGATCACCTTGCGGTTGAAGGTCTCCACCTCAAAACGTAACTCATCCGGCGTCGTGAATTTCTCAATCTGCGTGGTGGCTGGATCGTAGATTTTGACCTCGTCTCCAGCAGCCCATCCAATGCCTTCGCTGGAAAGTTCGGTGTTGATCCGAATCGGCGGCTCGTGGTCCACCAGGAAGCCATCGACCACCGCCTCGCGGTAGCTGTACACGAACACCGGTTGGCCAAAGATGCTCACCGTGTGCAGGGCCGGCGTGGCCGTCAGGCCGATCTTGACCGCATCAAACATCTCGAGCACCCGCCGGTACTTCGAGACGTAGTCGCTGAAATCCCGAAAGCGAAGCTCCTTATCACTCAGCTCCCGATCCAGAAGATACCCCCGGTGGCATTCATCCACCACGATCAGATCGTAGGTGTCCACCGTGGGCTTGTCTTCCTCACTGCCTAGCAGCAGTCGCTGCACCATCGCCTGCACAGTGGCGATGTGCACCCGTGTATCGGTTTCAACTTCGCGCTCGCCAAGTTCCTTGATGCCGTAGATGTCGGCGAAGCTCTGCAGGCTCTCCATCCGCGTTTCCTTGAAGGCATCGGCGGCCTGGGTGCCCAGTTCCGAACGGTCCACCAGAAACAGCACCCGCCGGAATCGCCCTGTTTTGAGCAGCCGATAGATCAGGGCCACGCAGGTTTTGGTTTTGCCCGTGCCGGTGGCCATGGCGAGCATGATCTCCCGCTGGCCAGCTGCAATCGCCGCTTCGGTGGCCTCAATGGCACGGCGCTGGTAGGGCCGCAGCGGAAAGCCAAAGCTGAACGATTCCCGCCGCAGTTGCTGATCGGCCAGGTCCACGTCCTGGCGCGCCAGCGCCTTGAGCCCTTCAGGTGAATACCAGCGTTCGAGGGGTCCGGAGAGATTTTCACTGCGGCGAAGGTCGCGGAACCAGATGCCGCTCTTGGTGCGCAGTTGGTTCAGGAAGGGCCGGCCATTGCTGGAGAAGGCGAAGGGGATGCGGTACTCGCCCTCTGGACCCCAACCATCGCTCTTCAGTTCTGTTTCAACGCTTGGCTGGAAGTCCCGGCAGTAGCGCTCAGCTTGGGGCACCTTGCCCGCCACATCGGTGTTGGCCCGCTTGGCCTCCACGGCCGCATACGGGGACAGGCCGACGAACAGCACGTAATCGGCTGGCCCGCTGCTGGTGGGCCATTCGGCGATGGCCAGGTTGCGGTTCTTTTGTGGTCGTGCTCCTTTCCCGTGGCGAAGAGTCTGCGTGTCCGCCTCCCAGCCTGCTTGCCGCAACTGCTCATCGATCAGTTGGCGTGTGGAGGCCTCATCCAGTTCGATCGAACCAGCGGCCTTCTTGGCCGCCTGCAGCAATCCCGCCGACACCGCTGCCGGTTGCCGGGCCGCGGCGCTCTGGAGGGCTTGCAGTTGAGCAGTGAGGGCAACCTTGTCCGCCTCGGCCGCTTCGGCCAACTGTTCCCACTGCTGCTGCTCGTCGAGAGCCTGTTGCAGCTGGGCCTCCGTGGCGCTGAGCTGCTCGGCCACGGCTCCTCCCTGGGCGCGGAAGGCATCGAGCGCGCTCTGCAGGGCGGCCAACTCCGCACGAAGCTCCTCGCTTTCGTCTGCCGGGGGCTGCGGAGGACGAAAGGGACCACTGCGGAACTCAGGATCCGAGAAGGTGCGGTGAAACCACACACCCAATTGCCAGGCGATCTTGAGGGTGCTCAGGGCGCTGGCATGGTCGCCGTAGAGCCCATGGGTGGCGTCATTTCCTGTCGTGCGCAGATCATGAAAGAGAGCTGCCACCTCACGCTCGATTAGGCCATCGAACTCCAACCGCCGAATCAAGGCCAGTTGCGTCTCCTGGGCGCTGGTGAACACGCCAAACCGGGACGCCACCTGCTGGGCCAGCCGTTCACCCAGCTGCCGCAGCTTGATCAGCGCCGTATTGGAATCCTCGGGGAAATAGCGCTCCGCTAGCGACCCAAGCCGGAACAACTGCTCGTCGTAACGGCGTAGATGGGCGAAGTTGGTGCTCACAGCACCGCCACCCACTGGCGGATCTTCTCGGCCATCAGCAACCTGCGCTCCACCAGGAAGGCGTCGTAATCCAAGGATTCGCCATCCAACAGCGACGTGGGCAGACAATTCATCACGAGATTGGCTCTCAGCTCTGCTGGATCGGTGATCCCGCCGTAACGCTTAGGTCCACCGTTCACCTGCTCGCGCAGCTCGCCGAAGTAGACCTCGGGTGCTTTGTCGCCAATAGCGAT
This genomic stretch from Cyanobium gracile PCC 6307 harbors:
- the hsdR gene encoding type I restriction-modification system endonuclease is translated as MSTNFAHLRRYDEQLFRLGSLAERYFPEDSNTALIKLRQLGERLAQQVASRFGVFTSAQETQLALIRRLEFDGLIEREVAALFHDLRTTGNDATHGLYGDHASALSTLKIAWQLGVWFHRTFSDPEFRSGPFRPPQPPADESEELRAELAALQSALDAFRAQGGAVAEQLSATEAQLQQALDEQQQWEQLAEAAEADKVALTAQLQALQSAAARQPAAVSAGLLQAAKKAAGSIELDEASTRQLIDEQLRQAGWEADTQTLRHGKGARPQKNRNLAIAEWPTSSGPADYVLFVGLSPYAAVEAKRANTDVAGKVPQAERYCRDFQPSVETELKSDGWGPEGEYRIPFAFSSNGRPFLNQLRTKSGIWFRDLRRSENLSGPLERWYSPEGLKALARQDVDLADQQLRRESFSFGFPLRPYQRRAIEATEAAIAAGQREIMLAMATGTGKTKTCVALIYRLLKTGRFRRVLFLVDRSELGTQAADAFKETRMESLQSFADIYGIKELGEREVETDTRVHIATVQAMVQRLLLGSEEDKPTVDTYDLIVVDECHRGYLLDRELSDKELRFRDFSDYVSKYRRVLEMFDAVKIGLTATPALHTVSIFGQPVFVYSYREAVVDGFLVDHEPPIRINTELSSEGIGWAAGDEVKIYDPATTQIEKFTTPDELRFEVETFNRKVITESFNRVVCEALADELDPFSPYKTLIFCASDAHADLVVMLLKEAFQERYGSVANDAVAKITGASDKPKEQIRRYKNEVFPNVAVTVDLLSTGVDVPAICNIVFLRRMNSRILYDQMIGRATRLCDAIDKTHFRIFDAVRIYEALENFTDMKPVVVNPAITFSQLIQELDTTEGEESELVRQQLIAKLRRKQHRLSEIHTAQFRLLTGEEPADFIKRLQQLPIQEASRWLGTIHGLPELLDQQWDGPAETQFLSEHHDELRSIERGYGEATRPEDYLDGFSAFVRDPGNDLPALTTVLQRPWELTRKDLRDLRLALDQRGYNEATLATAWRETTNQDMAASIMGYIRQAALGDPLVPYEQRVEKALQRILASKPWTTPQRQWLQRIANQTKAITIVDREALDDDALLFQREGGGWPRLDKLFGGELEQVLHRFNEAVWEAA